A single Fundulus heteroclitus isolate FHET01 chromosome 4, MU-UCD_Fhet_4.1, whole genome shotgun sequence DNA region contains:
- the LOC105924102 gene encoding globoside alpha-1,3-N-acetylgalactosaminyltransferase 1: protein MQRNISKNHLFVIAASLTILVVLYCYFKGSIPPISFCTPCLSTENHMEEVEKKIQQFEEVTQGEHCKKDSWKIGDLVMEPGLKYAQPSTQTGRTDVNTVTNWNAPLVWEGTFDPVVIDAIYKKMEPRVAVVVFAVGKYTRFLKGFIESGEKYFLVGFSVTYYIHTDRENEVPKVALGKGRKITTVSVPSANRWQDVVLGRMKWATSTIEKVIRNEADYLFMMDIDSVFHNRFGAESLSRLSAVLHRGYYKTTARDSFPYERRQQSKAFIPAGEGDYYYTAAVWGGYLDDMYKLVKYCYEMQEEDAKNKIEAVWQEESHLNRYLLYNKPTKVLSPEYLWSDYDKVPADIKVVRVSQLVKNYAEVRPNGGN, encoded by the exons ATGCAGCGGAACATCAGCAAGAACCATCTTTTTGTCATCGCAGCTTCTCTTACCATCCTGGT GGTGCTCTATTGCTATTTCAAAGGCAGCATTCCTCCCATCAG cttttgcaCACCCTGTCTTTCCACTGAAAATCATATGGAGGAAGTGGAAAAGAAGATACAACAGTTCGAAGAGGTGACACAGGGTGAACATTGCAAGAAAGACAGTTGGAAGATAGGCGACCTGGTAATGGAACCTGG attAAAGTACGCCCAGCCAAGCACGCAGACTGG ACGAACTGATGTAAACACAGTGACAAACTGGAATGCTCCTCTCGTCTGGGAAGGAACCTTTGATCCTGTGGTTATAGATGCAATCTATAAGAAAATGGAGCCAAGAGTAGCTGTTGTGGTTTTTGCTGTTGGCAA GTACACTCGTTTTTTGAAGGGGTTCATTGAGTCAGGAGAAAAGTACTTTCTTGTTGGCTTCAGTGTCACTTACTACATTCATACAGACAGAGAAAATGAAGTTCCTAAG gTTGCGTTGGGTAAGGGCAGGAAAATTACAACTGTATCTGTTCCAAGTGCCAACCGCTGGCAAGATGTTGTGCTTGGAAGGATGAAATGGGCTACCTCCACTATTGAAAAAGTG ATCCGTAATGAGGCAGATTATCTGTTCATGATGGACATAGACAGTGTCTTCCATAACAGGTTTGGAGCAGAGTCTCTAAGCCGTCTGTCAGCTGTACTTCACCGTGGCTACTACAAg ACCACAGCCAGGGACAGTTTTCCCTATGAACGGCGACAACAATCCAAAGCCTTCATCCCTGCTGGGGAAGGAGACTACTACTACACTGCAGCTGTCTGGGGTGGATACCTGGATGATATGTACAAGCTTGTCAA GTACTGTTATGAAATGCAGGAGGAGGATGCCAAAAACAAGATAGAAGCTGTCTGGCAGGAGGAGAGTCATCTCAACAG GTACCTGTTATACAACAAGCCAACCAAAGTGCTGTCTCCAGAATACCTGTGGTCTGATTATGACAAAGTGCCAGCCGACATTAAAGTTGTCAGGGTCTCCCAGTTGGTTAAGAACTACGCAGAAGTGCGTCCAAATGGTGGAAATTGA